In Candidatus Hydrogenedentota bacterium, the genomic stretch GCCTGAAGATAGTCTGCGTTCGGCGGTCGAGAGCGGGGAGATCAAGAAGGTCGTCATCATTACGGTCGATGCGAAGCGCGCGGGAAGAGTGACGTGGGACAAAGACCGTGACGTGGTCGGTCTGCTCAACGTGCTTAACGTGGTGAGTTCGGCTCCCTTGAGCAACTATTCCGAGGCTGAAATCGCATTTCTTCGAAGTTATGTCCGAAATCTCAATACCCTGCGCGAAGTTCGGGGCAAGACAGTCGCTCTGGCGGGTAAAGACGCTGTCGATGAGAATGTGCCCGAATTGCGCGTTCCCGATTGCCAGTACTTTTTCATTGAGGTGGGTTTCAATCGCATGCGCGACGATGCCGAGCGAAGCTATCTGAATGAGATTCCGACTTCGTTCAACTTACAGAAGGAACAGGTCGATAGACTTCGCGCCGCGGCCGGACGCATACTGGACGATGATCCCGAGTTTCAAACGTTGTTGCGTGGACTGAAATAGCGTATTCGATGCTTGTTGTATTGCACAGGCACTCTATGCGAGTGCCGAGAGGGGGAAGTATGCGGATTTCGGCACGGACAATAGCAGGTTTCAGGGCCTTCTTGGTGTTATCGATACTCATGCCTTGGGGCGCGAGTTTTGCTTCTGCGGATGAACCGGCATGGCAGAACCTGGCCAAGGGGGCGGCGTATACCCTAAGCCCTACACCCAACTATGAGCACTGCACCGACTCGGGCGATGCGACACAACTCACCGATGGCGTATACACGGAAGGGCACTTCTGGACGCAGCCATCGACGGTTGGATGGACCGGCGCGGGTCAGGCGACTATCAACATTGACCTTGGGGCGGAAAAGCCGATTCGAGGCATCTCGTTCAACACAGCCGCCGGTGTGGCTGGAGTCACTTGGCCACGGGCTATCTTCATCTTCGTCGCGGGCGAAGATAAGCAGTATCGCTGGATCGGTGATTTGGCCGCGTTGAGTGCCAAGCCGGATTCTTCGCTTCAGGGTGGCTATGCCGTCCATAAGTTCACCACAGACAAGCTCCGCATACACGGGCGTTATGTGGGACTTGTCGTTGTGAACGAGCCGTTCACATTCGTGGATGAGATCGAAGTGGCCGGAGGAGAGGAAGAGTGGCTTTCTTCGCCGGTTGAAGGCGAAGCGATTGCCGACCTGAGCGAATTCGTGCAGCGCATCAACGTGCATACCTGCGTACAGCGGCGCCTTCGTGAGGATGTTGATTCGGTCCGAAAGGCCTCCAAAGCAAATGGCGTTCCGGCTGATGTGGCCGACGCGGTGTCAAAGGAACTGGATGCTATCGCGGCCGAACAGGCAGGGGCCGCGCCCGTGTATCCTGCGGCGTTTAAGGCGATACTCCCGCTGACGCCGCTGCATGCGCGGGTGTTTCAATGCCAGGCCAAGCTTTGGAGCGCAAAAGGACTCAAGCCCGTACAGATATGGCAGACGGGACTCTGGGAACCGCTGGATCTGTTTGCAGAACCTCCGATGGAAGCGGAGCCGCTCGTGGATGTCTGGATGATGAACAACGAGTACCGGGCGGGTTCTTTCAATATTACCAACACCACAACCGAAGACATGGAAGTGACGTTGCGGTTCGAGGGGCTGCCGGGTGGTGCAGTTCCCGCATACGTAACGGTGCATGAAGTGGCATGGACTGACACGCGAACGGGGTTTCCCGTAGCCGCTGCTCTTCCGTTGGCGGAAAAGAAGGACGACGGATACGTAATTCACGTGCCATCGGGCATGACGCGACAGGTGTGGCTGACATTCCACCCCACGGACCTTGAAGCTACGGTGCATTCGGGGACTATTGCGCTCAATGCGGGCGCGACGACACAGTTCTTGCCAGTACGGCTTCAAGTCTATCCCGTGCGCTTCCCCGAGAAGCCGCGGCTGCACTTTGGCGGTTGGGACTATACCGACCGGCCGTCCATGTATGGCGTCACGGAAGCAATGCGAGACGAGTTCATCGCGGATCTGAAAGAGCATTTCGTGGACTCGCCGTGGGCCAGTCCTGGCACATTGGCTGCAGGAGAGTTCGATGCAAGCGGCGCTTACGTCAAGACGCCGGACACGGCATACTGCGACGCGTGGCTCGACCGGTGGGCGGGTGCGGGTCAGTACTGCGTGTTTGCAGCCGTCTCAAACAAACTTGGCGGTTTCGAGATGGGGACGGCTCCTTTTGACGCCGCCGTGAAGCAATGGATTACGTTCTGGGCCAATCACTTTCGAGAACGCGGGCTGAAGCCCGAGCAGTTGGCCATTCTTCTTGTCGATGAGCCGCAATCTCCAGAGCAGGACGCCGTCATCGCGGCATGGGCGAAACCGATTCGCGAAGCGGCCACCGGGGTGCGTGTATGGGAAGATCCAATTTACGACGACATAACGGTCGCAAACGCGGCGTGGCTGCCATTCTGTGATGTCTTGTGTCCCAATCGCCCCAGTTTCTTGAACGCGAAACAGGATTTCCGCGACTTCTTTGTCGAACAACACAACAAAGGTGTTGCGCTCGATTTCTACTCGTGCAGCGGCCCGGCGCGGTTGCTCGATCCGTACACCTATCATCGTCTGCAGGCATGGACGTGCTGGCAGTACGGCGCGAAGAGCACGTACTTCTGGGCTTTCGGGGATACGGGCGGCGGCGATTCGTGGAACGAGTATGGCGCGAAAGGCAACGGCTATGCGATGTCGTTTGTCAGCCCCGAGGGAGTGACCGACGGGAAGCATATGGAGGCGTGCCGCGAAAGCATCGAAGACTACGAGTATCTGGCCATGCTCAAGGACGCGGCAGACGATGCGGCGGCGCGAGGTGTGGATGCAGCGAAAGTCGACGCGGCGCGCACCCTGCTCACGGACCTGCCCGCGCGAGTCTGCGCGGCCTACGAACAGAATCGGGGGCTCTGGTGGAAAGACTCGGACGCCGATCGCAGCGTGGCTGATAAGGCTCGTAAGGAACTGCTGGACGCGCTTGTTTCACTGAGACCTTAAGCGCGGGAAGTTCAAGTTGGTCTCCAGAGATCAATGGGCCGTGAGGCGGTGGTATGGAATGGGAGTGCCACCTTGTGTCCGGTAGCGGCAGACTGATAGGCGGCGAAGATGGCTTCCAGCACTACGCGACCGTCTTCGCCCGTTACCAGCGGTTGCGTGTCGTTCGCGACGCAGTCGACAAAGTGCGCCATTTCTTGAGGGAATCCGTAGTTCCATTCCTCTTCGTACATGGTGAACGACCAACCCTGCGTGGAGCCGGCCTTTTCGACGGCGTAGCCGTATCCATCGGCGCTGTACGTTTGAATGGCATTGCCCTGAAGGAGGTTTGCGTAGGCGACACCCTTCGATCCGTACACTTCGGCGCGATCGTCCATGCCGCCTAGCTTCGTCCAGCTTTCTTCGGCAATCGCAACGGTCCCATTTTCGAATTCGAGTACGAGGATGGCATTGTCATCGCCTCTCGTCTTGTCGGCGTGCACGTGCGTGCCCATCTGTGCGTAGACCGAAGTGATGCGCGCATTGCCGAGCATCCAGCGGAAGAAGGCGATGGCGTGGCAACCCATGTCCATTGTGACGCCACCTCCGCTGCGCGTGACGTCCCAAAAGTGGGGCGCGTGCGGTCCGTCATGTTTTTCGGATTGTTTGATAAGCGTAGGTGTGCCGATCGCCCCTTCGTCGAGCAGTTGCTTCATGCGCACATACTTCGGCGCAAAACAAAGCTCTTCGGCATACATCAGTTTTACGCCGTGTTCCTTGCACGCGGCGATCATCCGATCCGCCTCGTTCAAGTTAAGGCACAGCGGCTTTTCGACGACGATGTGCTTTCCCGCCGACGCTGCATCCAGCACAATCGAGTAATGCAGATCATTGGGCGCGCCAATCACGATCATCTGAATCTCGGGGCAATCGAGTAGCCTGCGGTAATCTGTAAAGGCCGACGCGATACCGTGGGCTTCGGCGAATCGGTTGGCGTTGCCGGGAGTGGGGGAGGCTACCGCCACAAGCCGGGCGTTCGGCACATGCTTGAGCGCACGCGCGTGAATGGTGCTGATAAACTGCGAGCCGACCAGTCCGACGCCGACGCAGGATTCCATGTCTTCTGCCTCCAATTTCCGTTGAACCAAGCTACTCCGGGTGTGCGTCCCTGTCGCACAAGATGATCGTATTGGGGTGGGTCCACAGCAGGGATCCCGGGAAATCCGTGTCGATGCGTTGTGTGAGAAACCGCCGCATGGGTTCGCGTTTCGATGCACCGAGATTCAGAAGGAGAATGAGTCTCGACTGAAGGATATCCGCCATGCCGAGCGTCAGCCCATAGTGGGGCTTTCCGCCGGCCAACATCGAGTGCCCCATTGCCGTCGGCGTGAGTTCGGCCACGTGACAGTTTGGACTAAGCGTGGCGGCTGGTTCATTCATGCCGAGATGGCCGTTTAATCCCAAACCTAAGACGCAAACGTCGATGGGTCCCAACTCGTTGAGTTGGGCACGCATACGTTCAC encodes the following:
- a CDS encoding Gfo/Idh/MocA family oxidoreductase, with the translated sequence MESCVGVGLVGSQFISTIHARALKHVPNARLVAVASPTPGNANRFAEAHGIASAFTDYRRLLDCPEIQMIVIGAPNDLHYSIVLDAASAGKHIVVEKPLCLNLNEADRMIAACKEHGVKLMYAEELCFAPKYVRMKQLLDEGAIGTPTLIKQSEKHDGPHAPHFWDVTRSGGGVTMDMGCHAIAFFRWMLGNARITSVYAQMGTHVHADKTRGDDNAILVLEFENGTVAIAEESWTKLGGMDDRAEVYGSKGVAYANLLQGNAIQTYSADGYGYAVEKAGSTQGWSFTMYEEEWNYGFPQEMAHFVDCVANDTQPLVTGEDGRVVLEAIFAAYQSAATGHKVALPFHTTASRPIDLWRPT
- a CDS encoding 6-phosphogluconolactonase; this encodes MQIDVLPTQQDVNQLACSMILGELDRKPNLLFCAATGSSPAGAYRAMGEAAKANPTIFSRMRLLKLDEWGGLPMDHPGTCEHYLREYLVKPLSIDEARYFGFQSAPSSPEAECERMRAQLNELGPIDVCVLGLGLNGHLGMNEPAATLSPNCHVAELTPTAMGHSMLAGGKPHYGLTLGMADILQSRLILLLNLGASKREPMRRFLTQRIDTDFPGSLLWTHPNTIILCDRDAHPE